A window of the Cystobacter fuscus genome harbors these coding sequences:
- a CDS encoding sulfatase: MSVVSPMNTLSGEMRPATPLPFVRVLTWACRGGLCAFIGLYTLCAVLNMQLGYQGNENTELTALVWREWRHVVLGQVARLLTAHTVLGLLAGLCLGLGAWGVGVRRWSAAFLWGLGGSLLLALLALLGDMAHHPHLYAATLYTRAEWTRTLLLAVSQTSPAPWRALAALLITLAPVLALWRLGRERRGEVRTPRRAPAALKPLGVAVLGALLVGLLLAWNPGPAPSSERPRRPNLLILASDGLRPDHLSGNGHPRPTSPHIDRLMREGSHFEETLVQIPRTGPSWTTLLSSQWAGQHPIRHTMVGPEARTQSFPTLATALREAGWRTEVLSDYAGDVFSRLPLGFEHVSAPAFNFPELIRQRMLITQVTLLPWTALVPSFFPERQQLPELTDPSPLAASTRRALEGFGSDEPFALLVFASVTHFPYAAPHPYEGQFLAPGERGPWRFGATPQMEAPRAPASDADKAALVANYDASVLAFDAFVGRTMEELERRGLAEDTLVVVLSDHGEHLEESDRGMGHGEHLWGGEALRVPFILRWPGKVAADRAVAARARAIDVAPTLLELLGVESPASFQGRSLASQLIPGREPPALEELPALIETDLWFSDRDGQRYQRFRLPYPWLYETMRAEPGTGDLSLEPEWEEPVERARHRGLYLGRWKLLELPTREGVRVELYDVRADPEERHEVSAAHPDVVSELRARLHRERTWGETTESY; the protein is encoded by the coding sequence GTGTCAGTCGTCTCCCCGATGAACACCCTGTCCGGAGAGATGAGGCCCGCGACCCCGCTCCCTTTCGTGCGTGTGCTCACCTGGGCCTGTCGGGGCGGGCTCTGCGCCTTCATCGGGCTCTACACCCTGTGTGCCGTGCTCAACATGCAGTTGGGCTATCAGGGCAACGAGAACACCGAACTCACCGCACTGGTGTGGCGGGAGTGGCGGCACGTGGTGTTGGGGCAGGTGGCCCGACTGCTCACGGCCCATACGGTGCTGGGGCTTCTCGCGGGGCTCTGCCTGGGGCTGGGCGCGTGGGGCGTGGGTGTGAGGCGTTGGAGCGCGGCCTTCCTGTGGGGACTCGGTGGAAGCCTGCTCCTCGCGCTGCTCGCGCTCCTGGGGGACATGGCCCATCACCCCCACCTCTATGCCGCCACGCTCTACACACGCGCGGAATGGACACGGACCCTGCTGCTGGCTGTCAGTCAGACGTCTCCCGCCCCCTGGCGGGCCCTGGCCGCGCTGCTCATCACGCTCGCCCCCGTGTTGGCGCTCTGGCGCCTCGGGAGGGAGCGTCGAGGCGAGGTCCGGACGCCGCGGCGCGCGCCAGCCGCGCTGAAGCCCTTGGGGGTGGCCGTCCTGGGCGCGCTCCTCGTGGGCCTGCTGCTCGCGTGGAACCCTGGCCCCGCGCCCTCCTCCGAGAGGCCCCGGCGCCCCAACCTGCTCATCCTCGCCTCGGATGGGCTGCGGCCGGATCACCTCTCGGGCAACGGTCATCCCCGCCCGACGTCGCCTCACATCGATCGGCTCATGCGCGAGGGCAGTCATTTCGAGGAGACACTCGTGCAGATTCCGCGCACGGGGCCCTCGTGGACGACGCTGCTGAGCTCGCAGTGGGCGGGCCAGCACCCCATCCGTCACACCATGGTGGGCCCCGAGGCGCGCACTCAATCCTTTCCCACGCTCGCCACCGCGCTGCGCGAGGCGGGCTGGCGGACGGAGGTGCTGTCCGACTACGCGGGCGACGTCTTCTCGCGCCTGCCGCTGGGCTTCGAGCACGTGAGCGCCCCCGCCTTCAACTTCCCCGAGCTCATCCGCCAGCGCATGCTCATCACCCAGGTGACGCTGCTGCCGTGGACCGCGCTCGTGCCCTCGTTCTTCCCCGAGCGGCAGCAGCTTCCCGAGCTCACCGACCCCTCCCCGCTCGCGGCGAGCACCCGCCGCGCGCTCGAGGGCTTCGGCTCCGACGAGCCCTTCGCGCTGCTCGTGTTCGCCTCGGTGACGCACTTCCCCTACGCCGCGCCGCATCCGTACGAGGGCCAGTTCCTCGCGCCCGGGGAGCGGGGGCCCTGGCGCTTCGGGGCCACACCCCAGATGGAGGCGCCACGCGCGCCCGCGAGTGACGCGGACAAGGCGGCGCTGGTGGCCAACTATGACGCGAGCGTGCTCGCCTTCGACGCGTTCGTGGGGCGGACGATGGAGGAGCTGGAGCGGCGGGGACTCGCGGAGGACACGCTGGTGGTGGTGCTGTCGGACCACGGCGAGCACCTGGAGGAGAGCGACCGGGGAATGGGCCATGGGGAGCACCTGTGGGGCGGCGAGGCCCTGCGCGTGCCCTTCATCCTGCGCTGGCCCGGGAAGGTGGCGGCGGACCGGGCGGTGGCGGCGCGTGCCCGGGCCATCGACGTGGCGCCCACCCTGCTGGAGCTGCTGGGCGTGGAGTCCCCGGCGAGCTTCCAGGGGCGCTCGTTGGCCTCCCAGCTCATACCGGGGCGGGAGCCTCCCGCACTGGAGGAACTGCCCGCGCTCATCGAGACGGACCTCTGGTTCTCGGATCGGGATGGCCAGCGCTACCAACGATTCCGCCTGCCCTACCCCTGGCTCTACGAGACCATGAGGGCGGAGCCCGGCACGGGGGACCTCTCGCTCGAGCCCGAGTGGGAAGAGCCGGTGGAGCGCGCCAGACACCGGGGTCTCTACCTGGGCCGCTGGAAGCTGCTGGAGCTGCCCACGCGCGAGGGCGTGCGCGTGGAACTCTATGACGTCCGAGCGGACCCCGAGGAGCGGCACGAGGTGTCCGCCGCGCATCCCGACGTGGTGTCCGAATTGCGCGCCCGGCTCCACCGGGAGCGCACCTGGGGTGAGACCACCGAGTCGTATTGA
- a CDS encoding phosphoketolase, which translates to MSGPLSDSELEKLDAYWRAANYLSVGQIYLKDNPLLTRPLVLDDIKPRLLGHFGTTPGLNFIYVHLNRIIRLNQANMMYVIGPGHGAPGIIANTFLEGSYTETYPNIERNTDGVKRLFRQFSWPYGVPSHDSPEVPGSISEGGELGYSLLHAYGAAFDNPDLLVACVVGDGEAETGPLAASWHSNKFLNPISDGAVLPILHLNGYKIANPTLLARIDPDELEALFRGYGYHPYVLEGEDPRTMHQRMAEVLDTLYREIRDIQREARENNDPTRPRWPMLILRTPKGWTCPAVVDGKPVEGTWRAHQVPLDEVRTNPEHLKLLEQWLRSYKPHELFDEHGTLREELAELAPKGRLRMGANAHANGGQLLVPLVLPHFREYAVECGTPGSHQVSATSVLGKYLRDVMRRNLPQRNFRMFAPDENASNRLQAVYEASGKRWNARYEDVDESLSVEGRVMEVLSEHLCQGWLEGYLLTGRHGFFSCYEAFIHIVDSMFNQHAKWLKSARELAWRKPIASMNYLLSSHVWRQDHNGFSHQDPGFIDHVANKRADTVRIYLPPDANTLLSVADHCLRTKDYVNVIIAGKQAAPVWLDMESAVRHCAAGIGIWEWAGNEAGGEPDVVMACAGDVPTLETLAAVTVLREWAPELKVRVVNVVDLFTLEPVGNHPHGLNDEDFDRLFTRDKPVVFAFHGYPTIVHKLTYNRANHGNIHVHGYKEEGTTTTPFDMTVLNKMDRYTLAFDAIRHSRPTVHRVKDAEQRLSEVLQRHKLHVSEHGEDLPEVRDWNWTAR; encoded by the coding sequence ATGTCCGGTCCACTGAGTGATTCGGAGCTGGAGAAGCTCGACGCCTACTGGCGCGCCGCCAACTACCTCTCCGTGGGGCAGATCTACCTCAAGGACAACCCACTGCTCACGCGCCCGCTCGTGCTGGACGACATCAAGCCCCGGCTGCTCGGGCACTTCGGCACGACGCCCGGGTTGAACTTCATCTACGTCCACCTCAACCGCATCATCCGGCTGAACCAGGCCAACATGATGTATGTGATTGGCCCCGGACATGGCGCCCCCGGCATCATCGCCAACACCTTCCTCGAGGGCTCCTACACGGAGACCTATCCCAACATCGAGCGCAACACCGATGGGGTGAAGCGGCTGTTCCGCCAGTTCTCCTGGCCCTACGGCGTGCCCAGCCATGACTCGCCGGAGGTGCCCGGCTCCATCAGCGAGGGCGGCGAGCTGGGCTACAGCCTGCTGCACGCCTACGGCGCCGCCTTCGACAACCCGGACCTCCTCGTCGCCTGCGTGGTGGGAGACGGCGAGGCCGAGACGGGCCCACTGGCGGCGAGCTGGCACTCCAACAAGTTCCTCAACCCCATCTCCGATGGCGCGGTGCTGCCCATCCTCCACCTCAACGGCTACAAGATCGCCAACCCCACGCTGCTCGCGCGCATCGACCCGGACGAGCTCGAGGCCCTCTTCCGCGGCTACGGCTACCACCCCTACGTCCTGGAGGGAGAGGATCCGCGCACGATGCACCAGCGCATGGCCGAGGTGCTCGACACCCTCTACCGGGAGATCCGCGACATCCAGCGCGAGGCGCGCGAGAACAACGACCCCACCCGACCCCGCTGGCCCATGTTGATCCTCCGCACGCCCAAGGGCTGGACGTGCCCCGCCGTGGTGGACGGCAAGCCGGTGGAAGGCACCTGGCGCGCCCACCAGGTCCCGCTCGACGAGGTGCGCACCAACCCCGAGCACCTGAAGCTGCTCGAGCAGTGGCTGCGCAGCTACAAGCCCCACGAGCTGTTCGACGAGCACGGCACCTTGCGCGAGGAGCTGGCGGAGCTCGCGCCCAAGGGGCGGCTGCGCATGGGCGCCAATGCCCACGCCAACGGCGGACAGCTCCTGGTGCCGCTCGTGCTGCCCCACTTCCGCGAATACGCCGTGGAGTGCGGCACGCCGGGCTCCCACCAGGTGAGCGCGACGAGCGTGCTGGGCAAGTACCTGCGCGACGTCATGCGCCGCAATCTCCCCCAGCGCAACTTCCGCATGTTCGCGCCGGACGAGAACGCCTCCAACCGCCTGCAGGCCGTCTACGAGGCGAGCGGCAAGCGGTGGAATGCCCGCTACGAGGACGTGGACGAGTCGCTCTCCGTGGAGGGCCGGGTGATGGAGGTGTTGAGCGAGCACCTGTGCCAGGGATGGCTCGAGGGCTATCTGCTCACCGGACGCCACGGCTTCTTCTCCTGCTACGAGGCGTTCATCCACATCGTCGACTCGATGTTCAACCAGCACGCCAAGTGGCTCAAGTCCGCCAGGGAGCTGGCGTGGCGCAAGCCCATCGCCTCGATGAACTACCTGCTCAGCTCCCACGTGTGGCGCCAGGATCACAACGGGTTCTCCCATCAGGATCCCGGCTTCATCGACCACGTGGCCAACAAGCGCGCCGACACGGTCCGCATCTACCTGCCCCCGGACGCCAACACGCTCTTGTCCGTGGCGGACCACTGCCTGCGCACGAAGGACTACGTGAACGTCATCATCGCGGGCAAGCAGGCCGCCCCGGTGTGGCTCGACATGGAGAGCGCGGTGCGCCACTGCGCCGCGGGCATCGGCATCTGGGAGTGGGCGGGCAACGAGGCGGGAGGCGAGCCGGACGTGGTGATGGCCTGCGCGGGCGACGTGCCCACCCTGGAGACGCTCGCCGCGGTGACGGTGCTGCGCGAGTGGGCACCGGAGCTGAAGGTCCGCGTCGTCAACGTCGTGGACCTCTTCACCCTGGAGCCCGTCGGCAACCACCCCCACGGGCTGAACGACGAGGACTTCGACCGGCTCTTCACCCGGGACAAACCCGTCGTCTTCGCCTTCCACGGCTACCCCACCATCGTGCACAAGCTCACCTACAACCGGGCCAACCACGGCAACATCCACGTCCACGGCTACAAGGAGGAAGGCACCACCACGACCCCCTTCGACATGACCGTGCTCAACAAGATGGATCGCTACACGCTGGCGTTCGACGCGATCCGCCACTCCCGCCCCACCGTCCACCGGGTGAAGGACGCCGAGCAGCGACTGTCGGAGGTCCTCCAGCGGCACAAGCTCCACGTCTCCGAACATGGCGAGGATCTACCGGAGGTGCGCGACTGGAACTGGACCGCGCGATGA
- the cysC gene encoding adenylyl-sulfate kinase, producing the protein MKPSGDDAVRSKGFILWFTGLSGAGKSTLSVEVGRRLVPRHSVDILDGDEIRNFLSRGLGFTRPDREENIRRIGFVARRLARHGIAVLSAAISPYRDSRDEVRRLAAEEGIPFLEVYMQASLEVLIRRDVKGLYKKALAGEIPHFTGISDPYEPPESPEILIRSDSESVDMSVARVLAVLEEQGLTSPAR; encoded by the coding sequence GTGAAACCATCAGGGGACGATGCCGTCCGGTCGAAAGGCTTCATCCTTTGGTTCACGGGCCTGTCCGGCGCGGGCAAGAGCACGCTCTCGGTGGAAGTCGGCCGCAGACTGGTGCCCAGACATTCCGTGGACATCCTCGATGGGGATGAGATCCGCAACTTCCTCTCGCGCGGGCTGGGTTTCACCCGGCCGGATCGCGAGGAGAACATCCGGCGGATCGGCTTCGTGGCGCGGCGGCTCGCCAGGCATGGCATCGCGGTGCTCTCCGCCGCCATCTCTCCGTATCGCGACTCGCGCGACGAGGTGCGGCGGCTGGCGGCCGAGGAGGGCATCCCCTTCCTCGAGGTGTACATGCAAGCCAGTCTGGAGGTCCTCATCCGTCGAGACGTGAAGGGGCTCTACAAGAAGGCCCTGGCGGGTGAGATTCCCCACTTCACGGGCATCTCGGATCCATACGAGCCGCCCGAGTCTCCCGAGATCTTGATCCGCAGTGATTCGGAGAGCGTGGACATGAGCGTGGCCCGCGTCCTCGCGGTTCTCGAGGAGCAGGGGCTGACCTCACCGGCTCGATGA
- a CDS encoding DUF4163 domain-containing protein: MLMNSVVMMVLLATPAQPAPAAASPLTWKVTGSDVTFEMSAKDLRALRGGKEVFGLRSREEEFLSNFKPSQVEGEEPPDMSDWEASKSYDVLSVVGPWVSYETSSAGYTGGAHPYAHTTYVTTDVTKKPDAFSLLAVFPEKEVLKALKADRFVKKHISDEEAFKKAGTVEDMLQSLEPGEDCVGFEYGIDAVRRSVAFHHLEGNKVAVRIAFGYASEACRGNSFVVGLLLPIPASLKPALERAAKREEGFLMKDAKAVHAPSVQFNWEPPQEKKR, encoded by the coding sequence ATGCTCATGAACTCCGTGGTGATGATGGTGCTGCTCGCGACCCCGGCCCAACCGGCTCCGGCCGCGGCCTCGCCGCTGACGTGGAAGGTGACCGGCTCGGATGTGACGTTCGAGATGTCGGCGAAGGATCTGCGCGCCCTGCGTGGCGGCAAGGAGGTGTTCGGTCTGCGCTCGCGTGAGGAGGAATTCCTCTCCAACTTCAAACCCTCTCAAGTGGAAGGAGAAGAGCCTCCGGACATGTCCGATTGGGAGGCCTCCAAGTCCTACGACGTGCTGTCGGTCGTGGGTCCGTGGGTGAGCTACGAGACGTCCAGCGCGGGTTACACGGGCGGCGCGCACCCGTACGCGCACACGACCTACGTCACCACCGACGTGACGAAGAAACCAGATGCCTTCTCGCTGCTCGCCGTGTTCCCGGAGAAGGAGGTGCTCAAGGCCCTCAAGGCGGACCGCTTCGTGAAGAAACACATCTCCGACGAAGAGGCCTTCAAGAAGGCGGGAACCGTGGAGGACATGCTCCAGAGCCTGGAGCCCGGCGAGGACTGTGTAGGCTTCGAGTACGGCATCGACGCGGTGCGGCGCTCGGTGGCGTTCCACCACCTCGAGGGCAACAAGGTCGCCGTGCGCATCGCCTTCGGCTACGCGAGTGAGGCGTGCCGCGGAAACAGTTTCGTGGTGGGCCTGCTGCTTCCCATCCCCGCCAGCCTGAAGCCCGCGCTGGAGCGCGCGGCGAAACGCGAGGAGGGCTTCCTCATGAAGGACGCGAAGGCCGTCCACGCGCCCTCGGTGCAGTTCAACTGGGAGCCACCCCAGGAGAAGAAGCGCTGA
- a CDS encoding DUF5953 family protein has protein sequence MTTRKTLDIIVYAPALVGNDSRALDSVHGMEKALPGLRLEWRLSKGGRPIALPQRDTWLVERIEDGGFPLVCNGDESYPVTVMGRGRSGLFSPGGQALFEVHAELPLDEPVIASAAAVLEGTAEGACAMWGRATPDDAAVDIAYQTAPTREGPPSPRRGLPALKLFKHIRSPEIPYYLGWLNYWSAAAAQAIGFPDPARDAELLSRSRRTASGGWVVQLTDAPLDLDNPAHLNALKRAYERFPDIGGRSTP, from the coding sequence ATGACTACCCGAAAAACACTCGACATCATCGTCTACGCGCCTGCGCTTGTAGGCAACGACAGCCGCGCGCTCGATAGCGTCCATGGAATGGAAAAGGCGCTCCCCGGCTTGCGCCTGGAGTGGCGGCTCTCCAAAGGCGGGCGCCCCATCGCATTGCCGCAGCGCGACACGTGGCTTGTAGAAAGGATTGAGGATGGGGGATTCCCTCTCGTGTGCAACGGGGACGAGAGTTACCCCGTGACGGTTATGGGAAGGGGAAGATCGGGACTCTTCAGCCCTGGCGGTCAGGCCCTGTTTGAAGTGCATGCAGAACTGCCACTGGACGAGCCCGTGATCGCGTCAGCGGCGGCTGTGCTTGAGGGCACGGCGGAGGGGGCATGTGCAATGTGGGGACGTGCGACACCAGACGACGCTGCGGTGGACATCGCGTATCAGACAGCACCCACGCGGGAAGGGCCACCGTCTCCACGCAGGGGGCTGCCCGCCCTGAAGCTCTTCAAGCACATCCGCTCGCCTGAGATTCCCTATTACCTGGGGTGGCTGAACTATTGGTCTGCCGCTGCCGCGCAGGCCATCGGTTTCCCGGACCCTGCCCGCGACGCCGAGTTGCTCTCGCGCTCACGGCGCACGGCGTCGGGGGGGTGGGTCGTGCAGCTCACCGATGCACCGCTCGACCTGGACAACCCCGCCCACCTGAACGCGCTCAAACGGGCCTACGAGCGCTTCCCGGACATTGGCGGGCGCTCCACTCCTTGA
- a CDS encoding alpha/beta fold hydrolase has product MTTSAPVHTAVNTPTRFAEVKGRRIAYRDIGQGVPIILCLRFRGILDSWDPAFLDALAVHHRVITFDYSGLGQSTGEPSYVRKKMAQDAIDLADALDLERFVIGGWSLGGIAAQVAARLYPERILKTILIGTTPPGKVRLGSKPIFFERALKPVNDLDDEIVLFFHPESQKSRAAAQASHNRIAARTTDLSPAIPMPTVLKMLAETRAEDIFVDDDGYRDFLERTHLPVLVISGDQEIVFPVENWFDLTPQTKSVHLMVFPQMGHGPQHEAPQVCADLISSFIRNG; this is encoded by the coding sequence ATGACTACGTCCGCCCCCGTCCATACGGCCGTCAATACTCCCACCCGTTTCGCCGAGGTGAAGGGCCGCCGCATCGCCTACCGGGACATCGGCCAGGGGGTGCCCATCATCCTCTGCCTGAGATTCCGCGGCATTCTCGACTCATGGGATCCCGCCTTCCTCGATGCGCTGGCGGTCCACCACCGCGTCATCACCTTCGACTACTCCGGCCTTGGCCAGTCGACGGGCGAGCCCAGCTATGTGCGCAAGAAGATGGCCCAGGACGCCATCGATCTGGCCGACGCGCTGGACCTCGAGCGCTTCGTCATTGGCGGCTGGTCGCTGGGTGGCATCGCGGCGCAGGTGGCGGCGCGCCTCTACCCCGAGCGCATCCTCAAGACGATCCTGATCGGTACCACGCCCCCGGGCAAGGTGCGCCTCGGCTCGAAGCCCATCTTCTTCGAGCGCGCCTTGAAGCCGGTGAACGATCTGGACGACGAAATCGTGCTGTTCTTCCATCCGGAGTCGCAGAAGTCCCGCGCCGCCGCGCAGGCGTCGCACAACCGCATCGCGGCGCGCACCACGGACCTCAGCCCGGCGATTCCGATGCCCACCGTCTTGAAGATGCTCGCCGAGACCCGGGCCGAGGATATCTTCGTCGATGATGACGGCTACCGTGACTTCCTCGAGAGGACCCACCTCCCCGTGCTGGTCATCTCCGGAGATCAGGAAATCGTCTTCCCGGTGGAGAACTGGTTCGATCTGACGCCGCAGACGAAGTCGGTGCACCTGATGGTGTTTCCGCAGATGGGCCACGGTCCGCAGCACGAGGCGCCGCAGGTGTGCGCCGACCTGATCTCCAGCTTCATCCGCAACGGCTGA
- a CDS encoding PAS domain-containing sensor histidine kinase, with protein MPEGNGPEDVGSLPGLLGAVIDGSIESVIVRDPSGRILMWNKASEALYGFAREAMLGRHLHDRLSAHHPMTIAGLEQHLFAQGHWEGELKRTTASGEERRVEVRWTVLRGPEGQPTAIIEYGRDITRLSVIELESRLQAHRYRNLFQAMAAAFWEIDFSEVSKMLAQLIHGGVEDVRGYFEAHPEFIDATLAVARVVDVNDKSVALFGAGRREDIIGGSLVPYWPPESRHVYAESLLAALDRLPHLSRETRLTTLGGRKIDALFTVCWPSGHHGRGTVLVGIIDISDRVAAEQEVRASELRFRQLFQAMSTALFQIDTARQRALFAELEARGIEDLAAYFDSHPGFLLTCMDAMSIDDVNDAAVRIMGARERSELVGQPLTRFWPPSSYPVIRRSLLSSYRAQASFEEETVHYRLDGREINTLFTVNDSPELRARGMVLVGLTDITEREAAQKALRQLQSEFAHASRLSMLGELTASIAHEVNQPLAAIAAHGAAGARWLSRPEPDLDELRAINANMVSDAKRAADIIARLRAMASNKTSERQRLSPNPVIEEAVRFLHHELMAHEVELRLELSDGLPDIEADRVQLQQIVVNLALNAMQEMKRARCPRPRLKLMTLAGDGELRFALEDSGPGIPPQHHDRLFQSFFTTKVAGLGLGLSICRNIIEAHGGRIWAENIPAGGARFVFTLPIAGWQGPEGGWPHTKV; from the coding sequence ATGCCGGAAGGAAACGGGCCGGAGGATGTCGGGAGCTTGCCGGGCCTGCTCGGCGCGGTCATTGATGGCTCGATCGAGAGCGTCATCGTCCGCGACCCGAGCGGCCGCATCCTGATGTGGAACAAGGCGTCCGAGGCGCTCTATGGCTTCGCTCGCGAGGCCATGCTGGGCCGCCACCTCCATGACCGCCTCAGTGCCCATCACCCGATGACCATCGCCGGTCTCGAGCAGCACCTGTTCGCGCAGGGGCACTGGGAAGGCGAGCTGAAGCGCACCACCGCGTCCGGCGAGGAGCGGCGTGTCGAGGTCAGGTGGACGGTGTTGCGCGGCCCCGAGGGCCAGCCCACCGCGATCATCGAGTACGGCCGCGACATCACTCGCTTGAGCGTGATCGAGCTTGAATCCCGACTTCAGGCGCACCGCTACCGCAACCTGTTCCAGGCCATGGCGGCGGCGTTCTGGGAAATCGACTTCTCGGAGGTGAGCAAGATGCTGGCCCAGCTCATCCATGGCGGCGTCGAGGACGTCCGCGGCTACTTCGAGGCCCATCCCGAGTTCATCGACGCCACGCTCGCCGTGGCGCGCGTGGTCGATGTCAATGACAAGAGCGTGGCGCTGTTCGGTGCCGGGAGGCGTGAAGACATCATCGGCGGCTCGCTCGTGCCCTATTGGCCGCCGGAGAGCCGCCACGTCTATGCCGAGAGCCTGCTGGCGGCGCTCGACCGGCTGCCCCATCTGTCCCGGGAGACGCGGCTCACCACGCTCGGCGGACGGAAGATCGATGCCCTGTTCACGGTCTGCTGGCCCTCGGGCCACCATGGGCGAGGCACGGTGCTGGTCGGCATCATCGACATCTCCGACCGGGTGGCGGCGGAGCAGGAGGTGCGCGCCAGCGAGCTGCGCTTCCGCCAGCTCTTCCAGGCCATGTCGACGGCACTGTTCCAGATCGACACCGCGCGCCAGCGCGCGCTCTTCGCCGAGCTGGAGGCGCGCGGCATCGAGGACCTCGCCGCCTATTTCGACAGCCACCCCGGCTTCCTGCTCACCTGCATGGACGCCATGTCCATTGACGACGTCAATGACGCGGCGGTGCGCATCATGGGTGCCAGGGAGCGGTCGGAGCTGGTCGGCCAGCCGTTGACGCGCTTCTGGCCGCCCTCGTCCTACCCGGTCATCCGGCGTTCGCTGCTCTCCAGCTACCGGGCACAGGCCAGCTTCGAGGAGGAGACGGTCCATTACCGGCTGGATGGCCGGGAGATCAACACGCTGTTCACCGTCAACGACTCCCCCGAGCTGCGGGCGCGCGGCATGGTGCTGGTGGGGCTGACCGACATCACCGAGCGCGAGGCCGCGCAGAAGGCGTTGCGGCAATTGCAGAGCGAGTTCGCCCATGCCTCGCGCCTGTCGATGCTCGGAGAGCTGACGGCGTCGATTGCCCACGAGGTGAACCAGCCCCTGGCCGCCATCGCCGCCCATGGCGCGGCGGGGGCGCGGTGGCTCTCGCGGCCCGAGCCTGACCTCGACGAGCTGCGCGCCATCAACGCCAACATGGTCAGCGACGCGAAGCGCGCCGCCGACATCATCGCCCGCCTCCGCGCCATGGCCTCGAACAAGACCTCGGAACGACAGCGCCTGTCGCCCAATCCGGTCATCGAGGAGGCGGTGCGGTTCCTCCACCACGAGCTGATGGCGCACGAGGTCGAGCTGCGCCTCGAACTCTCCGACGGCCTGCCGGACATCGAGGCCGATCGCGTGCAGCTCCAGCAGATCGTCGTCAACCTGGCGCTCAACGCCATGCAGGAGATGAAGCGCGCCCGCTGCCCACGGCCCCGGCTCAAGCTGATGACCCTGGCGGGTGACGGCGAACTGCGCTTCGCGCTCGAGGACTCGGGGCCGGGCATCCCGCCGCAACATCACGACCGGCTCTTCCAGAGCTTCTTCACCACCAAGGTGGCTGGTCTCGGCCTGGGGCTGTCGATCTGCCGCAACATCATCGAGGCGCACGGTGGCCGCATCTGGGCGGAAAACATCCCCGCCGGCGGGGCACGGTTCGTCTTCACCCTGCCCATCGCGGGATGGCAGGGTCCGGAGGGGGGATGGCCCCATACCAAGGTATAG
- a CDS encoding acetate/propionate family kinase yields the protein MNGPLLVINSGSSSLKFGVYAHREGHEAVLFKGTVRHIGGERGTLSLQDAHGQKVFEKSAPYPTQREAFDRAMDRLESLGHTSPVAIGHRVVHGGPHLREHRALTGEVLHTLETTTHFAPLHVPPALELIHHARERYPSVPQFACFDTVFHRTLPEEAAVFPVPRQYRDQGVERYGFHGLSYESIVERLKPRVPERTVVAHLGSGASLVALRHGISVDTTMGFTPTGGIPMGTRTGDIDPGVLLWLLRQGHVDAEGLESLVNHDSGLKALSGGTSDMSELTRAAGFGDASAALALSVFVRSIAKTIGAYAAVLGGIDLLVFTGGIGENSPIVRQRVCAMLGHLGLVLDDARNRDGQGVISAPGSRGTIQLLPSEEEEQIARHTRRLMRA from the coding sequence ATGAACGGCCCCCTGCTGGTCATCAACAGTGGCTCGTCCTCGCTGAAGTTCGGCGTGTATGCGCACCGCGAGGGCCATGAGGCCGTGCTGTTCAAGGGCACGGTGCGGCACATCGGGGGCGAGCGGGGCACCCTGTCCCTCCAGGACGCCCACGGACAGAAGGTGTTCGAGAAGTCCGCGCCCTACCCCACCCAGCGCGAGGCGTTCGATCGGGCCATGGATCGGCTGGAGTCCCTCGGCCACACCTCCCCCGTGGCGATCGGCCACCGCGTCGTCCATGGAGGGCCGCACCTGCGGGAGCATCGGGCGCTCACCGGGGAAGTGCTTCACACCCTGGAGACGACGACGCACTTCGCACCCCTTCACGTGCCGCCAGCGCTCGAGTTGATCCACCACGCGCGCGAGCGCTACCCGTCCGTGCCCCAGTTCGCGTGCTTCGACACGGTCTTCCATCGCACGCTGCCCGAGGAGGCGGCGGTCTTCCCGGTGCCGCGCCAGTACCGGGACCAGGGCGTGGAGCGCTACGGCTTCCACGGGCTCTCCTACGAGTCCATCGTGGAGCGGCTCAAACCCCGCGTGCCCGAGCGCACCGTCGTAGCGCACCTGGGCAGCGGAGCCAGCCTGGTCGCGCTCCGGCACGGCATCTCCGTGGACACCACCATGGGGTTCACCCCCACGGGCGGCATTCCCATGGGCACGCGCACGGGCGATATCGACCCCGGCGTGCTGCTCTGGCTGCTGCGCCAGGGCCACGTGGATGCCGAGGGGCTCGAGTCCCTGGTGAACCACGACTCGGGGCTCAAGGCGCTCTCTGGAGGGACGAGCGACATGTCCGAGCTCACGCGGGCCGCGGGGTTCGGGGATGCGTCGGCGGCGCTGGCGCTCTCGGTCTTCGTGCGGAGCATCGCCAAGACGATCGGGGCCTATGCGGCGGTGCTCGGCGGAATCGACCTGCTCGTCTTCACGGGAGGCATCGGCGAGAACAGTCCCATCGTGCGCCAGCGCGTCTGCGCGATGCTCGGCCACCTGGGACTGGTGCTCGACGACGCCCGCAACCGGGATGGCCAGGGAGTCATCTCGGCGCCCGGCTCGCGTGGGACGATCCAGCTCCTCCCGAGCGAGGAGGAGGAGCAGATCGCCCGCCATACGCGCCGGCTGATGCGGGCATGA